One region of Eupeodes corollae chromosome 1, idEupCoro1.1, whole genome shotgun sequence genomic DNA includes:
- the LOC129940964 gene encoding ras-related protein Rab6: MSSSGDFGNPLRKFKLVFLGEQSVGKTSLITRFMYDSFDNTYQATIGIDFLSKTMYLEDRTVRLQLWDTAGQERFRSLIPSYIRDSTVAVVVYDITNANSFHQTSKWIDDVRTERGSDVIIMLVGNKTDLSDKRQVSTEEGERKAKELNVMFIETSAKAGYNVKQLFRRVAAALPGMDSMDNKPPEDMQEVVLKDSPHETKDPEGGCAC, translated from the coding sequence aTGTCTTCATCCGGCGACTTTGGCAATCccctgagaaaatttaaattggtttttctCGGTGAACAGAGTGTGGGCAAAACTTCACTCATTACTCGCTTCATGTACGATAGCTTTGACAACACTTACCAAGCAACTATAGGCATCGATTTTCTATCAAAAACTATGTACTTAGAAGATAGGACAGTGCGTCTTCAACTCTGGGACACCGCGGGCCAGGAGCGTTTTCGCTCCCTCATTCCCTCTTACATTCGTGATTCAACTGTAGCTGTTGTCGTATATGATATAACAAATGCAAATTCATTTCATCAAACCTCTAAATGGATTGACGATGTCCGCACGGAACGCGGCAGCGATGTCATTATAATGCTCGTAGGCAACAAAACAGATTTGTCCGATAAACGACAAGTCTCCACCGAAGAGGGTGAACGTAAAGCAAAAGAACTGAATGTGATGTTCATTGAGACCAGTGCTAAGGCTGGTTATAATGTTAAACAGCTATTTAGAAGAGTCGCTGCCGCTCTGCCTGGAATGGACTCTATGGATAATAAACCTCCCGAAGATATGCAAGAGGTAGTACTTAAAGACTCACCTCATGAGACAAAAGATCCCGAAGGAGGCTGCGCTTGCTAA